The following coding sequences lie in one Pseudomonas monsensis genomic window:
- a CDS encoding LysR substrate-binding domain-containing protein codes for MNLESKWLEDFSALAATRSFSQAAERRFVTQPAFSRRIRSLEAALGLTLVNRSRTPVELTAAGQLFLVTARTVVEQLGEVLRHLHHLEGGQGEVMQVAAAHSLALGFFPRWIAQLRNEGLNIATRLVATNVGDAVHALREGGCDLMLAFYDPDAAMQMDPEIFPSLHLGQTEMLPVCAADAEGKPLFDLEGDASVPLLAYSAGAFLGRSVNGLLRQRQLRFTTIYETAMADSLKSMALEGLGIAWVPQLSVRAELARGELVVCGGPQWHVPLEIRLYRCALVRKANVRLLWRKLEGGAAQNS; via the coding sequence ATGAATCTGGAAAGCAAATGGCTCGAAGACTTCAGTGCTCTGGCCGCCACCCGCAGCTTCTCGCAAGCGGCCGAACGGCGCTTCGTGACGCAACCGGCATTTAGTCGGCGGATCCGCAGCCTTGAAGCTGCATTGGGGCTGACGCTGGTCAATCGCTCGCGCACGCCGGTCGAACTGACGGCGGCGGGGCAGTTGTTTCTGGTGACCGCGCGCACCGTGGTCGAGCAACTCGGTGAAGTGCTGCGCCACCTGCATCATCTGGAAGGCGGGCAGGGCGAAGTGATGCAAGTCGCGGCCGCGCACTCGCTGGCGCTGGGCTTCTTCCCGCGCTGGATCGCGCAACTGCGCAACGAAGGTTTGAACATCGCCACACGGCTGGTTGCGACCAACGTCGGCGACGCGGTGCATGCGCTGCGCGAAGGTGGCTGCGATTTGATGCTGGCATTCTACGACCCGGACGCGGCGATGCAGATGGACCCGGAGATTTTCCCGTCGCTGCACCTGGGCCAGACCGAGATGCTGCCGGTGTGTGCGGCGGATGCCGAGGGCAAGCCGCTGTTCGATCTGGAAGGCGACGCCAGCGTACCGTTGCTGGCTTACAGCGCCGGGGCATTTCTTGGGCGGTCGGTGAACGGCTTGCTGCGTCAGCGTCAGCTGCGTTTCACCACGATCTACGAAACGGCCATGGCCGACAGCCTGAAAAGTATGGCGCTAGAGGGGCTGGGTATCGCCTGGGTGCCGCAACTGAGTGTGCGCGCCGAACTGGCTCGCGGCGAACTGGTGGTGTGCGGCGGCCCGCAATGGCATGTGCCGCTGGAGATCCGCTTATACCGCTGCGCGCTGGTGCGCAAAGCCAACGTGCGCCTGCTGTGGCGCAAGCTTGAAGGCGGCGCTGCCCAAAACTCTTGA
- a CDS encoding acyl-CoA thioesterase — protein MIELEQEDPIPQGDLALQITALPRETNGFGDIFGGWLVAQMDLAGTAMASRVAGGRVATVAIDRMAFLVPVAVGAQLSFYTQTLEIGRSSIQMMVEVWSDDPLSSEWRKVTEAVFVFVAIDGSGRTRSVPPRAR, from the coding sequence ATGATAGAGCTCGAACAAGAAGATCCGATCCCGCAAGGCGACCTGGCCCTGCAAATCACCGCACTTCCCCGCGAAACCAACGGCTTTGGCGATATTTTCGGCGGCTGGCTGGTGGCGCAGATGGATTTGGCCGGCACGGCAATGGCCAGCCGTGTCGCGGGCGGCCGCGTAGCGACAGTTGCCATTGATCGCATGGCGTTCCTCGTGCCCGTGGCCGTCGGCGCACAGCTGTCCTTTTATACCCAGACCCTGGAAATCGGCCGAAGCTCGATCCAGATGATGGTCGAGGTGTGGAGCGACGATCCGCTGTCCAGCGAGTGGCGTAAAGTCACTGAAGCGGTGTTCGTCTTCGTCGCCATCGACGGCAGCGGCCGCACCCGTTCGGTACCGCCACGCGCACGTTAA
- a CDS encoding alanine/glycine:cation symporter family protein — MLEVINDFLSGKVLIVLIVGLGSYFTIRSRFVQLRHFFHMFAVFRDSLKSSGGQLSSFQALMLSLAGRVGAGNIAGVGIAVTLGGPGAVFWMWVTALVGMSSSFFECTLAQVYKRADGDGLYRGGPAYYIQHGLKLKGMAVVFSILLLVTYGFAFIGLQSYTVTHSLQNAFAFDPRQTGIVLAVLLAITFIGGIKRIAAVSDLLVPVKTLAYIGVTLYVIGTQIEHVPAMLETIFKSAFGLDPAFGGLLGSAIVMGVKRGVFANEAGLGSAPNVAAVASVKHPGAQGVVQAFSVFLDTFVICTCTALLILLSGFYTPGFEGDGIVLTQNSLAAVVGDWGRIFVSVALSLFVFTCILYNYYLGENSLQFLTRNRAALMIFRGLVLALVVWGSMQDLSTVFAFADITMTCLAFVNLMALAMLFKVGMRVMRDYDEQRRAGVKQPVFDSSKFADLDLDLKAWPTDAPAAGKTDVEPQGVPAAQR; from the coding sequence ATGCTCGAAGTCATTAACGACTTCCTCTCAGGGAAAGTACTGATCGTGCTCATTGTCGGGCTCGGTAGTTACTTCACGATTCGCTCGCGTTTCGTTCAACTGCGGCACTTCTTCCACATGTTCGCGGTGTTCCGCGACAGCCTGAAAAGCAGCGGCGGGCAACTCAGCTCGTTCCAGGCCCTGATGCTCAGCCTTGCCGGCCGTGTCGGTGCAGGCAACATCGCCGGTGTCGGCATCGCCGTGACCCTCGGTGGTCCGGGTGCGGTGTTCTGGATGTGGGTGACCGCACTGGTCGGCATGTCCAGCAGCTTCTTCGAATGCACCCTGGCTCAGGTGTACAAGCGCGCCGATGGCGACGGCCTGTACCGCGGCGGCCCGGCCTACTACATCCAGCATGGCCTCAAGCTGAAAGGCATGGCGGTAGTGTTCTCGATCCTGCTACTGGTCACCTACGGCTTCGCCTTCATTGGCCTGCAGTCCTACACCGTGACCCACTCGCTGCAGAACGCCTTTGCCTTCGACCCACGCCAAACCGGTATCGTCCTGGCGGTGCTGCTGGCCATCACCTTCATCGGCGGCATCAAGCGTATCGCCGCAGTGTCTGACCTGCTGGTACCGGTCAAGACCCTGGCCTACATCGGCGTGACCCTGTACGTGATCGGCACCCAGATCGAACACGTGCCAGCCATGCTGGAAACCATCTTCAAGAGCGCCTTCGGTCTCGACCCGGCCTTCGGCGGCCTGCTGGGCAGCGCCATTGTCATGGGCGTGAAGCGTGGCGTGTTCGCCAACGAAGCGGGCCTGGGCAGTGCGCCGAACGTCGCCGCAGTGGCCTCCGTCAAGCACCCGGGCGCTCAGGGCGTGGTTCAGGCCTTCAGCGTGTTCCTCGACACTTTCGTGATCTGCACCTGCACCGCGCTGCTGATCCTGTTGTCGGGCTTCTACACCCCGGGCTTCGAAGGTGACGGCATCGTCCTGACCCAGAACTCGCTGGCCGCCGTGGTCGGTGACTGGGGCCGCATCTTCGTCAGCGTCGCGCTGTCGCTGTTCGTCTTCACCTGCATCCTCTACAACTACTACCTGGGCGAGAACAGCCTGCAGTTCCTTACCCGCAACCGCGCCGCACTGATGATTTTCCGCGGTCTGGTCCTGGCGCTGGTGGTATGGGGTTCGATGCAGGATCTGTCGACCGTGTTCGCCTTCGCCGACATCACCATGACCTGCCTGGCCTTCGTCAACCTGATGGCCCTGGCCATGCTGTTCAAGGTCGGCATGCGCGTGATGCGCGACTACGACGAGCAGCGCCGCGCCGGCGTCAAGCAGCCCGTGTTCGACTCCAGCAAATTTGCCGATCTGGACCTGGACCTGAAAGCCTGGCCGACCGACGCGCCAGCCGCCGGCAAGACCGACGTCGAGCCGCAAGGCGTGCCTGCAGCGCAACGCTGA
- a CDS encoding GlsB/YeaQ/YmgE family stress response membrane protein, whose amino-acid sequence MGIIGTIFIGLIVGLLARFLKPGDDSMGWIMTILLGIGGSLAATYGGQALGIYQAGQGAGFIGALVGAIVLLVIYGLIRKN is encoded by the coding sequence ATGGGAATTATCGGAACCATCTTTATCGGCTTGATCGTCGGCCTGCTGGCACGCTTCCTGAAACCGGGCGATGACAGCATGGGCTGGATCATGACCATCCTGCTCGGTATCGGCGGTTCGTTGGCAGCCACTTATGGCGGCCAGGCTCTGGGCATCTATCAGGCAGGTCAGGGCGCAGGTTTCATCGGCGCGCTGGTCGGCGCCATCGTGTTGCTGGTGATCTACGGTCTGATCAGAAAGAACTGA
- the aspA gene encoding aspartate ammonia-lyase, translated as MSSAASFRTENDLLGALEVPAQAYYGIQTLRAVNNFRLSGVPISHYPKLVVGLAMVKQAAADANRELGHLSEAKHAAISEACARLIRGDFHEEFVVDMIQGGAGTSTNMNANEVIANIALEAMGHQKGEYQYLHPNDDVNMAQSTNDAYPTAIRLGLLLGHDTLLASLDSLIQAFAAKGKEFDHVLKMGRTQLQDAVPMTLGQEFRAFATTMGEDLARLKTLAPELLTEVNLGGTAIGTGINADPRYQALAVQRLALISGQPVVPAADLIEATSDMGAFVLFSGMLKRTAVKLSKICNDLRLLSSGPRTGINEINLPARQPGSSIMPGKVNPVIPEAVNQVAFQVIGNDLALTMAAEGGQLQLNVMEPLIAFKIFDSIRLLQRAMDMLREHCIVGITANEARCRELVEHSIGLVTALNPYIGYKNATRIARIALESGRGVLELVREEGLLDEASLADILRPENMIAPRLVPLKA; from the coding sequence ATGTCCTCCGCTGCATCTTTCCGCACAGAAAACGACCTGCTTGGCGCCCTCGAAGTACCGGCTCAAGCGTATTACGGCATCCAGACCCTGCGAGCGGTGAACAACTTCCGTCTCTCCGGCGTTCCGATTTCGCATTACCCGAAACTGGTTGTCGGTCTGGCGATGGTCAAACAGGCCGCCGCTGACGCCAACCGCGAGTTGGGTCACCTGAGCGAAGCCAAGCACGCTGCCATCAGCGAAGCCTGTGCCCGATTGATCCGCGGTGATTTCCACGAAGAGTTCGTGGTCGACATGATTCAAGGTGGCGCCGGTACCTCCACCAACATGAACGCCAACGAAGTGATCGCCAACATTGCGCTCGAAGCAATGGGTCACCAGAAAGGCGAGTACCAGTACCTGCACCCGAACGACGACGTCAACATGGCGCAGTCGACCAACGACGCTTACCCGACCGCAATCCGTCTGGGCCTGCTGCTGGGTCACGACACCCTGCTGGCCAGCCTCGACAGCCTGATTCAGGCGTTCGCGGCCAAGGGCAAAGAGTTCGATCACGTCCTGAAAATGGGCCGTACCCAGCTGCAAGACGCCGTGCCGATGACCCTCGGCCAGGAATTCCGTGCCTTCGCCACCACCATGGGTGAAGACCTGGCCCGTCTGAAGACGCTGGCCCCGGAACTGCTGACTGAAGTGAACCTGGGTGGCACTGCCATCGGTACCGGCATCAACGCCGACCCGCGTTATCAAGCGCTGGCGGTACAGCGTCTGGCACTGATCAGCGGTCAACCGGTAGTGCCGGCGGCCGACCTGATCGAAGCGACTTCCGACATGGGCGCCTTCGTGCTGTTCTCCGGCATGCTCAAGCGCACTGCGGTCAAGCTGTCGAAGATCTGCAACGACCTGCGCCTGCTGTCCAGCGGCCCGCGCACCGGCATCAACGAAATCAACCTGCCAGCGCGTCAGCCAGGCAGCTCGATCATGCCCGGCAAGGTCAACCCGGTGATTCCGGAAGCCGTTAACCAGGTGGCCTTCCAGGTCATCGGTAACGATCTGGCGCTGACCATGGCAGCCGAAGGCGGCCAACTGCAGCTGAACGTGATGGAGCCTTTGATCGCTTTCAAGATCTTCGACTCGATCCGCCTGCTGCAACGCGCCATGGACATGCTGCGCGAGCACTGCATCGTCGGCATCACCGCCAACGAAGCCCGCTGCCGCGAACTGGTCGAACACTCGATCGGTCTGGTCACCGCGCTGAACCCGTACATCGGCTACAAAAACGCCACCCGCATCGCCCGTATCGCCCTTGAAAGCGGCCGCGGCGTGCTGGAACTGGTGCGCGAAGAAGGTCTGCTCGACGAAGCCAGTCTCGCCGACATCCTGCGCCCGGAAAACATGATTGCTCCGCGTCTGGTTCCGCTCAAAGCCTGA
- a CDS encoding DUF3299 domain-containing protein — protein MRRLLLTLLILGSGLAHAGELPETDWLELMPKSDQKALEAMPEIDHNSPEATGTFTEKGGMKQAKGLPAVMYSTKTVASMNDKHIRIGGYPVPLESDAKGRSTLFFLVPYPGACIHVPPPPPNQLVLVRYPKGLKLDDIYTPLWVTGTLKIEKVSNDLADAAYALEADKVRVVQESDL, from the coding sequence ATGCGCCGTCTTCTGTTGACTCTCCTTATTCTGGGCAGCGGTTTGGCCCACGCCGGCGAACTGCCGGAAACCGACTGGCTGGAACTGATGCCCAAGTCGGACCAAAAGGCCCTCGAGGCCATGCCCGAAATCGACCACAACTCCCCGGAAGCCACCGGCACCTTCACCGAGAAGGGCGGGATGAAACAGGCCAAGGGCCTGCCGGCGGTGATGTATTCGACCAAGACCGTGGCGTCGATGAACGACAAGCACATCCGCATTGGCGGTTACCCGGTGCCGCTGGAATCCGACGCCAAGGGCCGCAGCACGCTGTTCTTCCTCGTGCCGTATCCGGGCGCGTGCATCCACGTGCCGCCACCGCCGCCGAATCAACTGGTGTTGGTGCGTTATCCAAAAGGCTTGAAGCTCGATGACATCTACACGCCGCTGTGGGTGACCGGCACGCTGAAGATCGAGAAGGTCAGCAATGATCTGGCCGATGCGGCGTATGCGCTGGAAGCGGACAAGGTGCGGGTGGTGCAGGAATCTGATCTGTAG
- a CDS encoding MFS transporter, whose amino-acid sequence MTTAPSSLAQPEQPARPLTRNDYKTLSLSALGGALEFYDFIIFVFFATVVGKLFFPADMPEWLRLMQTFGIFAAGYLARPLGGIVMAHFGDLLGRKKMFTLSIFMMAVPTLIMGLLPTYAQIGLWAPILLLLMRVIQGAAIGGEVPGAWVFVSEHVPQKHIGYACGTLTSGLTAGILLGSLVATAINSLYTPVEVADYAWRIPFLLGGVFGLFSVYLRRWLHETPVFAELQLRKALAEEVPLRAVLRDHRGAIAISMLLTWLLSAGIVVVILMTPTVLQTVYHFSPTVALQSNSLAIVFLSVGCIISGALADRFGAGRVFVFGSLGLLISSWTFYHSLADHPNWLFPLYALTGLLVGTIGAVPYVMVKAFPPVVRFSGLSFSYNVAYAIFGGLTPMVVSLLLKESAMGPAYYVAVLCTMGILVGAWLWKKGR is encoded by the coding sequence ATGACCACAGCGCCTTCGAGCCTCGCGCAGCCCGAGCAACCCGCACGACCGTTGACCCGCAATGACTACAAGACTTTGTCGCTATCGGCCCTGGGCGGTGCGCTGGAGTTCTACGATTTCATCATCTTCGTCTTCTTTGCCACCGTGGTCGGCAAATTGTTCTTCCCGGCCGACATGCCCGAGTGGCTGCGCCTGATGCAGACCTTCGGCATTTTCGCCGCCGGCTACCTGGCCCGTCCGCTGGGCGGCATCGTCATGGCGCACTTCGGCGACCTGCTGGGCCGCAAGAAAATGTTCACCCTGAGCATTTTCATGATGGCCGTGCCGACCCTGATCATGGGGCTGCTGCCGACTTACGCGCAGATCGGCCTGTGGGCACCGATCCTACTTCTGTTGATGCGGGTGATTCAGGGCGCGGCGATTGGCGGGGAAGTGCCGGGGGCTTGGGTCTTCGTTTCCGAACACGTGCCGCAAAAGCACATCGGCTATGCCTGTGGCACGCTCACCAGCGGCCTGACGGCCGGTATTTTACTCGGTTCGCTGGTCGCCACGGCGATCAACAGCCTTTATACGCCGGTGGAAGTCGCGGACTACGCCTGGCGGATCCCATTCCTGCTTGGCGGTGTGTTCGGCCTGTTTTCGGTGTATCTGCGCCGCTGGCTGCACGAGACGCCAGTGTTCGCCGAACTGCAACTGCGCAAGGCGCTGGCTGAAGAAGTGCCGCTGCGTGCCGTACTGCGTGACCATCGCGGGGCGATCGCGATCTCGATGCTGCTGACCTGGTTGCTCTCGGCCGGCATCGTCGTGGTGATCCTGATGACGCCGACCGTGCTGCAGACGGTCTATCACTTCTCGCCTACGGTGGCCCTGCAATCGAACAGCCTGGCGATCGTGTTCCTGAGCGTTGGCTGCATCATCTCCGGTGCCCTGGCGGACCGTTTTGGCGCTGGCCGGGTGTTTGTCTTCGGCAGTCTGGGCTTGCTGATCAGCTCCTGGACCTTCTATCACAGCCTCGCCGATCACCCGAACTGGCTGTTCCCGCTGTATGCCCTGACCGGTCTGCTGGTCGGCACCATCGGTGCGGTGCCGTACGTGATGGTCAAGGCGTTCCCGCCGGTGGTGCGCTTCAGCGGGTTGTCGTTCTCGTACAACGTGGCGTACGCGATCTTCGGTGGTCTGACGCCGATGGTGGTCAGCCTGTTGCTTAAAGAAAGCGCGATGGGGCCGGCCTACTATGTGGCCGTCCTTTGCACGATGGGGATTCTGGTCGGAGCGTGGCTCTGGAAGAAGGGCCGCTGA
- a CDS encoding phosphate ABC transporter substrate-binding protein PstS: protein MKLKRLMAAMTFVAAGVATAHAVAAGVDPAIPAYTKVTGVSGNLSSVGSDTLANLMTLWAENYKKEYPNVNIQIQAAGSATAPPALTEGTSNLGPMSRKMKDTELAAFEQKYGYKPTAIPVAVDALAVFVHKDNPIQHLTMEQVDAIFSSTRLCGAKADVKTWGDLGVTGDLANKPVQLFGRNSVSGTYGYFKEEALCKGDYKPNVNEQPGSASVVQSISSSLNGVGYSGIGYKTASVKTVALSKKGSTDFIEDTEENALNGKYPLSRFLYVYVNKAPNKPLAPLEAEFVKLVLSKQGQEVVVKDGYIPLPAKVAAKALADLGLQEGGAVAKK, encoded by the coding sequence ATGAAACTGAAGCGTTTGATGGCGGCAATGACTTTTGTCGCTGCTGGCGTTGCGACTGCCCACGCGGTAGCCGCTGGCGTTGACCCGGCAATTCCGGCTTACACCAAGGTCACCGGTGTTTCGGGCAACTTGTCCAGCGTTGGTTCCGACACTCTGGCCAACCTCATGACCCTGTGGGCTGAGAACTACAAAAAAGAATACCCGAACGTCAACATCCAGATTCAGGCCGCTGGCTCCGCCACTGCGCCACCTGCGCTGACCGAAGGCACCTCCAACCTGGGCCCGATGAGCCGCAAGATGAAGGACACCGAACTGGCGGCCTTCGAACAGAAGTACGGCTACAAGCCAACCGCTATCCCGGTGGCTGTCGACGCCCTGGCGGTATTCGTGCACAAGGACAACCCGATCCAGCACCTGACCATGGAACAGGTTGACGCGATCTTCTCGTCCACTCGTCTGTGCGGCGCCAAAGCCGACGTCAAAACCTGGGGCGACCTGGGCGTGACCGGCGATCTGGCCAACAAGCCGGTGCAGCTGTTCGGTCGTAACTCGGTATCCGGCACCTACGGCTACTTCAAAGAAGAAGCCCTGTGCAAAGGCGACTACAAGCCGAACGTCAACGAACAACCAGGTTCGGCGTCGGTCGTGCAGTCGATCAGCTCCTCGCTGAACGGCGTCGGTTACTCGGGCATCGGTTACAAGACTGCCAGCGTGAAAACCGTTGCGCTGTCGAAGAAGGGCAGCACTGACTTCATCGAAGACACCGAAGAAAACGCCCTGAACGGCAAGTACCCGCTGTCGCGCTTCCTCTACGTTTACGTCAACAAGGCCCCGAACAAGCCTCTGGCCCCGCTGGAAGCCGAGTTCGTGAAACTGGTTCTGTCGAAACAGGGTCAGGAAGTTGTAGTGAAAGACGGCTACATCCCACTGCCAGCCAAGGTTGCTGCCAAAGCCCTGGCTGACCTGGGTCTGCAGGAAGGCGGCGCTGTCGCCAAGAAGTAA
- a CDS encoding D-hexose-6-phosphate mutarotase, giving the protein MNTPNVEAVKLDELNCWRIRHGQAEVLVAQQGAHILSYQIDGQPPIIWLNDKAVFKTGKSIRAGVPVCWPWFGKFERNPQSVQAMYTGEQPAPAHGLVRAMDWALGGIESEADGVKVEFKLPDTEGGLPGWPHEVDLTLTLHLSEQLSFSLTSHNRGSDTVSLSQALHTYFAVSDVRNVHVDGVDGLNYIETLDDWKTLSQQGNLHFAGETDRIYLDAPPQLSIVDPAWERRIVLTATGSRTAVIWNPWIDRAAALADMDNDGWQRMLCIETANVMDDIVSLAPGASHTMGVSVGSQPL; this is encoded by the coding sequence ATGAACACGCCCAACGTTGAAGCCGTGAAACTGGATGAACTGAACTGCTGGCGCATCCGCCACGGTCAGGCCGAAGTGCTGGTGGCCCAGCAAGGCGCGCACATCCTCAGTTATCAGATCGACGGCCAGCCGCCGATCATCTGGCTCAACGACAAGGCTGTGTTCAAGACTGGCAAGAGCATCCGCGCCGGCGTGCCGGTGTGCTGGCCGTGGTTCGGCAAGTTCGAACGCAACCCGCAGAGCGTGCAGGCCATGTACACCGGTGAGCAACCGGCACCCGCGCACGGTCTGGTGCGGGCGATGGATTGGGCGTTGGGCGGCATCGAATCGGAGGCAGACGGCGTCAAGGTCGAGTTCAAGCTGCCCGACACCGAAGGTGGCCTGCCTGGCTGGCCGCATGAGGTCGACCTGACCCTGACCCTGCATTTGTCCGAACAACTGAGCTTCAGCCTGACCAGCCACAACCGTGGCAGTGACACCGTCAGCCTGAGTCAGGCGCTGCACACCTATTTCGCCGTCAGTGATGTGCGCAATGTGCACGTCGATGGCGTGGATGGCTTGAATTACATCGAGACGCTGGATGACTGGAAGACCCTCAGCCAGCAAGGCAATCTGCATTTTGCCGGTGAAACCGACCGCATCTACCTCGACGCTCCGCCGCAACTGAGCATCGTCGACCCGGCCTGGGAACGGCGCATTGTGCTGACCGCTACAGGTTCGCGCACGGCGGTGATCTGGAACCCGTGGATCGACCGCGCAGCGGCGCTGGCGGACATGGACAACGATGGCTGGCAGCGCATGCTGTGCATCGAGACGGCGAATGTGATGGATGACATCGTGAGCCTGGCGCCGGGCGCGAGCCACACCATGGGCGTCAGTGTCGGCAGCCAACCGCTTTAA
- a CDS encoding 5-(carboxyamino)imidazole ribonucleotide synthase has product MKIGVIGGGQLGRMLALAGTPLGMNFAFLDPAPDACAAALGEHLRADYGDQDHLRQLADEVDLVTFEFESVPAETVAFLSQFVPVYPSAEALRIARDRWFEKSMFKDLGIPTPAFADIQSQADLEAAVASIGLPAVLKTRTLGYDGKGQKVLRTPQDVVGTFAELGSVACLLEGFVPFTGEVSLIAVRARDGETKFYPLVHNTHDSGILKLSVASTDHPLQALAEDYSSRVLKQLDYVGVMAFEFFEVDGGLKANEIAPRVHNSGHWTTEGAECSQFENHLRAVAGLPLGSTAKVGESAMLNFIGVVPPVEKVIAIEDCHLHHYGKAFKAGRKVGHANLRCADMATLQAQIVKVEALIAE; this is encoded by the coding sequence ATGAAGATCGGTGTAATCGGTGGCGGCCAGTTGGGTCGCATGTTGGCGCTGGCGGGCACTCCGCTGGGCATGAACTTCGCTTTCCTCGACCCTGCGCCGGACGCCTGTGCGGCCGCATTGGGCGAACACCTGCGGGCCGATTACGGCGATCAGGATCATCTGCGGCAACTGGCCGACGAAGTCGATCTGGTGACTTTCGAGTTCGAAAGCGTCCCCGCGGAAACCGTGGCGTTCCTCTCGCAGTTCGTCCCGGTGTACCCGAGCGCCGAAGCCCTGCGCATCGCTCGCGACCGCTGGTTCGAGAAGAGCATGTTCAAGGACCTGGGGATCCCGACCCCGGCCTTCGCCGACATTCAATCGCAAGCTGACCTGGAGGCCGCCGTGGCTTCCATCGGTCTGCCGGCCGTGCTGAAAACCCGCACCCTGGGTTACGACGGCAAGGGTCAGAAAGTCCTGCGCACGCCGCAAGACGTGGTCGGCACCTTTGCCGAGCTGGGCAGCGTTGCCTGCCTGCTGGAAGGCTTCGTGCCGTTCACCGGTGAAGTCTCGCTGATCGCCGTGCGTGCCCGCGATGGCGAAACGAAGTTCTATCCGCTGGTGCACAACACCCACGACAGCGGCATCCTCAAGCTGTCGGTGGCCAGTACCGATCACCCGTTGCAGGCGCTGGCCGAAGACTACTCCAGCCGCGTCCTCAAGCAGCTCGACTATGTGGGCGTGATGGCGTTCGAGTTCTTTGAAGTCGACGGTGGCCTCAAGGCCAACGAAATCGCCCCGCGCGTGCACAACTCCGGGCACTGGACCACCGAAGGCGCCGAGTGCAGCCAGTTCGAAAACCACCTGCGCGCCGTGGCCGGCCTGCCGCTGGGTTCGACGGCCAAGGTCGGCGAGAGCGCGATGCTCAACTTCATCGGCGTGGTGCCGCCGGTGGAGAAAGTCATCGCCATCGAAGATTGCCATCTGCATCACTACGGCAAAGCCTTCAAGGCCGGGCGCAAGGTCGGTCACGCCAACCTGCGCTGCGCCGACATGGCCACGCTGCAGGCGCAGATCGTCAAGGTCGAAGCGCTGATCGCCGAGTAA
- the purE gene encoding 5-(carboxyamino)imidazole ribonucleotide mutase — MSALVGVIMGSKSDWSTLSHTADMLEKLGIPYEVKVVSAHRTPDLLFQYAEEAEGRGIEVIIAGAGGAAHLPGMCAAKTHLPVLGVPVQSAMLSGVDSLLSIVQMPAGIPVATLAIGKAGAINAALLSASILGAKHPQFHAVLKTFRAEQTDSVLDNPDPRIA, encoded by the coding sequence ATGAGTGCACTGGTTGGCGTGATCATGGGCTCCAAGTCCGATTGGTCCACCCTTAGCCACACCGCCGATATGCTGGAAAAGCTCGGCATCCCGTACGAGGTCAAGGTGGTTTCTGCCCACCGTACCCCGGATCTGCTGTTCCAGTACGCCGAAGAGGCCGAAGGCCGCGGCATTGAGGTGATCATCGCCGGTGCCGGGGGCGCAGCCCACCTGCCAGGCATGTGTGCGGCCAAGACCCACCTGCCGGTGCTGGGCGTACCCGTGCAATCGGCCATGCTCTCGGGCGTCGATTCGCTGCTGTCGATCGTGCAGATGCCCGCGGGCATCCCGGTCGCCACCCTGGCCATCGGCAAGGCTGGCGCGATCAACGCCGCGCTGCTCTCGGCGAGCATCCTCGGTGCCAAGCATCCACAGTTCCACGCGGTACTGAAAACCTTCCGTGCCGAGCAGACAGACAGCGTCCTGGACAATCCAGACCCACGTATTGCCTGA